Proteins encoded within one genomic window of Brienomyrus brachyistius isolate T26 chromosome 22, BBRACH_0.4, whole genome shotgun sequence:
- the fam234a gene encoding protein FAM234A isoform X1, whose product MNYITQNAKHRLEARTPSHDSYGCAHGDQRHRSQQRDSERAGVWVVCSLPLISRLQGGFEMSDLADGRVEAQPLKERVAKAPRGKSQAAGTKARRLARLSRCRTAVFFISLFLCLTVVFAFSFIIPCPVRPVYLRTWNHTYLESATYDFLAVEDVNRDKVLDVLFVLKATVGTMNTSCANESIPCVFMVAVAGTNGHTLWERPLAPPFRWAQCGLQGLGGTDSGCLVAHAHLLTAVNKNTGDFLWQRPHPPNFNSQLPVMTTPDLDGDKVEDLVLIGPGPVETKLAALSGRTGTRIGPELVLVLMETTKHLLHTTGSGSHYVLFRTALGLHVQALWRIAAQVQPGSEKTLKREPAWEAAAGGTSEQPLRSAVIYWLVQVPRKRGGPNLLLVTGGAVELVDGDSLQPLWTTNISGVLSQPSIGYYDIDDIADVVLEEDSGNGTKRVAILDGKSGLVLWNLILLGRPNTPQPVSFQSIHTVSVFVFWGQMVALPNAMRPSGEDTFTYMLHPQHPDAVLENNAWGGGVHTVTLRATLLERGRHACFITLAAPAGAEPSVTLGKRKLKDDASRSRVCWLGDHGKHQDEDVKYAFERLRFRQEA is encoded by the exons ATGAACTACATAACCCAGAATGCCAAGCATCGTCTAGAGGCGCGCACACCGAGCCATGACTCATATGGTTGCGCGCACGGCGACCAGCGCCACAGGTCTCAGCAGAGGGACAGCGAGAGAGCCGGTGTTTGGGTTGTCTGTAGCCTGCCTTTAATTTCA CGCCTGCAGGGAGGCTTTGAGATGTCAGACCTGGCGGATGGCCGCGTGGAAGCCCAGCCCCTGAAGGAGAGGGTCGCCAAGGCCCCCCGTGGGAAGAGCCAGGCCGCAGGCACCAAAGCACGGAGGCTCGCTCGCCTGTCCCGCTGCCGTACGGCAGTCTTCTTTATCTCACTCTTCCTCTGCCTCACAGTGGTGTTTGCTTTTTCCTTTAtcatcccctgccctgtgaggcCAGTCTACTTGCGTACCTGGAACCACACGTACCTTGAGTCAG CCACTTATGATTTCCTGGCTGTTGAAGATGTGAACAGAGACAAGGTGCTCGACGTGCTTTTTGTCCTCAAGGCCACCGTAGGCACCATGAACACATCCTGTGCTAATGAAA GTATACCTTGTGTGTTCATGGTGGCCGTGGCGGGTACCAACGGGCACACGCTGTGGGAACGGCCCCTGGCCCCTCCATTCCGCTGGGCACAGTGTGGACTGCAGGGCCTGGGGGGCACCGATTCGGGTTGCCTAGTGGCACATGCCCACCTCCTGACTGCTGTCAACAAAAACACAG GTGACTTCCTGTGGCAGCGGCCGCACCCGCCCAACTTTAACAGCCAGCTACCTGTCATGACAACCCCAGATCTGGATGGAGACAAAGTGGAGGATCTGGTTCTGATTGGCCCGGGCCCTGTGGAG ACAAAGCTGGCTGCTTTATCTGGCAGAACAGGCACTCGGATAGGACCGGAGCTGGTCCTGGTTCTGATGGAGACCACCAAGCACCTGCTGCATACCACTGGCTCGGGCTCGCACTATGTGCTCTTTCGGACGG CCTTGGGCCTCCACGTTCAAGCGCTTTGGCGCATTGCCGCTCAGGTGCAGCCGGGCAGTGAGAAGACCCTGAAAAGGGAGCCCGCTTGGGAGGCGGCAGCAGGGGGCACCTCTGAGCAGCCGCTGAG GTCGGCCGTCATCTACTGGCTGGTTCAGGTGCCAAGAAAGAGAGGCGGCCCTAACCTCCTACTGGTGACAGGGGGTGCTGTGGAGCTCGTAGATGGGGACAGTCTTCAGCCTCTGTGGACGACCAACATCAGCGGCGTTCTGAG tcaGCCCAGCATAGGGTACTACGACATAGATGACATCGCCGACGTGGTGCTGGAGGAGGATTCTGGGAATGGTACCAAACGG GTGGCGATATTGGACGGCAAGTCCGGGCTCGTCCTATGGAATCTCATCTTGCTGGGCCGGCCCAACACACCCCAGCCTGTCAGCTTCCAGAGCATCCACACAGTCTCCGTGTTCGTCTTCTGGGGGCAGATGGTGGCCCTTCCCAATGCCATG AGGCCTAGTGGTGAGGACACCTTCACCTACATGCTGCACCCCCAGCATCCTGATGCCGTCCTGGAGAACAACGCGTGGGGAGGGGGCGTGCATACTGTCACCCTCAGGG CgacgctgctggagagaggccGACATGCCTGCTTCATCACGCTGGCGGCCCCAGCGGGTGCAGAGCCGTCCGTGACGCTCGGCAAGCGCAAGCTGAAGGACGACGCTTCCAGGAGCCGTGTCTGCTGGCTGGGGGACCATGGCAAGCACCAAGACGAGGATGTCAAGTACGCTTTCGAAAGGCTGCGTTTCCGCCAGGAAGCATGA
- the fam234a gene encoding protein FAM234A isoform X2 yields MSDLADGRVEAQPLKERVAKAPRGKSQAAGTKARRLARLSRCRTAVFFISLFLCLTVVFAFSFIIPCPVRPVYLRTWNHTYLESATYDFLAVEDVNRDKVLDVLFVLKATVGTMNTSCANESIPCVFMVAVAGTNGHTLWERPLAPPFRWAQCGLQGLGGTDSGCLVAHAHLLTAVNKNTGDFLWQRPHPPNFNSQLPVMTTPDLDGDKVEDLVLIGPGPVETKLAALSGRTGTRIGPELVLVLMETTKHLLHTTGSGSHYVLFRTALGLHVQALWRIAAQVQPGSEKTLKREPAWEAAAGGTSEQPLRSAVIYWLVQVPRKRGGPNLLLVTGGAVELVDGDSLQPLWTTNISGVLSQPSIGYYDIDDIADVVLEEDSGNGTKRVAILDGKSGLVLWNLILLGRPNTPQPVSFQSIHTVSVFVFWGQMVALPNAMRPSGEDTFTYMLHPQHPDAVLENNAWGGGVHTVTLRATLLERGRHACFITLAAPAGAEPSVTLGKRKLKDDASRSRVCWLGDHGKHQDEDVKYAFERLRFRQEA; encoded by the exons ATGTCAGACCTGGCGGATGGCCGCGTGGAAGCCCAGCCCCTGAAGGAGAGGGTCGCCAAGGCCCCCCGTGGGAAGAGCCAGGCCGCAGGCACCAAAGCACGGAGGCTCGCTCGCCTGTCCCGCTGCCGTACGGCAGTCTTCTTTATCTCACTCTTCCTCTGCCTCACAGTGGTGTTTGCTTTTTCCTTTAtcatcccctgccctgtgaggcCAGTCTACTTGCGTACCTGGAACCACACGTACCTTGAGTCAG CCACTTATGATTTCCTGGCTGTTGAAGATGTGAACAGAGACAAGGTGCTCGACGTGCTTTTTGTCCTCAAGGCCACCGTAGGCACCATGAACACATCCTGTGCTAATGAAA GTATACCTTGTGTGTTCATGGTGGCCGTGGCGGGTACCAACGGGCACACGCTGTGGGAACGGCCCCTGGCCCCTCCATTCCGCTGGGCACAGTGTGGACTGCAGGGCCTGGGGGGCACCGATTCGGGTTGCCTAGTGGCACATGCCCACCTCCTGACTGCTGTCAACAAAAACACAG GTGACTTCCTGTGGCAGCGGCCGCACCCGCCCAACTTTAACAGCCAGCTACCTGTCATGACAACCCCAGATCTGGATGGAGACAAAGTGGAGGATCTGGTTCTGATTGGCCCGGGCCCTGTGGAG ACAAAGCTGGCTGCTTTATCTGGCAGAACAGGCACTCGGATAGGACCGGAGCTGGTCCTGGTTCTGATGGAGACCACCAAGCACCTGCTGCATACCACTGGCTCGGGCTCGCACTATGTGCTCTTTCGGACGG CCTTGGGCCTCCACGTTCAAGCGCTTTGGCGCATTGCCGCTCAGGTGCAGCCGGGCAGTGAGAAGACCCTGAAAAGGGAGCCCGCTTGGGAGGCGGCAGCAGGGGGCACCTCTGAGCAGCCGCTGAG GTCGGCCGTCATCTACTGGCTGGTTCAGGTGCCAAGAAAGAGAGGCGGCCCTAACCTCCTACTGGTGACAGGGGGTGCTGTGGAGCTCGTAGATGGGGACAGTCTTCAGCCTCTGTGGACGACCAACATCAGCGGCGTTCTGAG tcaGCCCAGCATAGGGTACTACGACATAGATGACATCGCCGACGTGGTGCTGGAGGAGGATTCTGGGAATGGTACCAAACGG GTGGCGATATTGGACGGCAAGTCCGGGCTCGTCCTATGGAATCTCATCTTGCTGGGCCGGCCCAACACACCCCAGCCTGTCAGCTTCCAGAGCATCCACACAGTCTCCGTGTTCGTCTTCTGGGGGCAGATGGTGGCCCTTCCCAATGCCATG AGGCCTAGTGGTGAGGACACCTTCACCTACATGCTGCACCCCCAGCATCCTGATGCCGTCCTGGAGAACAACGCGTGGGGAGGGGGCGTGCATACTGTCACCCTCAGGG CgacgctgctggagagaggccGACATGCCTGCTTCATCACGCTGGCGGCCCCAGCGGGTGCAGAGCCGTCCGTGACGCTCGGCAAGCGCAAGCTGAAGGACGACGCTTCCAGGAGCCGTGTCTGCTGGCTGGGGGACCATGGCAAGCACCAAGACGAGGATGTCAAGTACGCTTTCGAAAGGCTGCGTTTCCGCCAGGAAGCATGA